From Rutidosis leptorrhynchoides isolate AG116_Rl617_1_P2 chromosome 3, CSIRO_AGI_Rlap_v1, whole genome shotgun sequence, a single genomic window includes:
- the LOC139899194 gene encoding uncharacterized protein, which produces MTSEASSSNSQWFERGTGSGNIKDGVVMRQGSNNNISLRTGEEFSLEFLQDRGKHGMVIGSKSDVNGQLGYKDISDMIGLQRNDYVSSNSNSNIDEMKGPITMASAPVIGSVPSLVPRASGSGVSNDSQRGKIKFLCSSGGKILPRPSDGKLRYVGGETHIFSIHKNMIYADFVKRTSEFCNQPHTIKYQLPGEDLDNLISVASDEDLQNMIEEFNGLESRDNSSRLRIFLVLLTESDSMISNEVSSNLQNNPDYQYVAAVNGIVDDGPIRNNDAELISNLDQNPNLPIKHSVSFSPVENIVTEPQIFATPSDPSFLVSPILVSNDDVINGHAQVYQDPPSESIEIPILKGRAFHSENRVLHPSDPVNPYVGSNGSQLGIPHAFSDPQLQERGSTSAFGSQDRSNFPSTMSFELPLMPAQVASSDELHVNSQPQVLFEMPTVNPSVAYTQTDYQQNVHTNVGSQNVGNFITTISTVQDHINEPAKVNRSQIPVLVSDSQLHDLQVPNILPAATATNLKPVQNPVMQPPVSNKADKYPVEGVFNRQQTASNHQQVYTGAEHGDKRSNMPSTKNMGISGMVSNHNNISDADRSLNDLLSHLTDVKLPSSHQKELTGHKNLPVGSRDGSHNVPLMQSPTTGVETRREVKVIDEKMNYTQHKVANLGHEEHHLKPLRNETDDISHSQRLGVLSSEALPSTAIEAEDALSDSGIQDTATNNESKDSSFSNALIAEMEADMYGLQIIKNAELEELKELGSGTYGTVYHGRWRGSDVAIKRIKKSCFSGRSSEQERLTNDFWREAKILSNLHHPNVVAFYGVVPDGAGGTLATVTEFMTHGSLRNVLIKKDKSLDRRRKLIIAMDAAFGMEYLHMKNIVHFDLKCDNLLVNMRDPQRPICKVGDFGLSRIKRNTLVSGGVRGTLPWMAPELLNGSTTKVSEKVDVFSFGITMWEILTGDEPYANMHCGAIIGGIVKDTLRPAVPENCDPEWKKLMEQCWSADPIIRPSFTEITNRLRTMSKALQAAANANKKAQHV; this is translated from the exons ATGACCAGTGAGGCATCTAGCTCAAACAGTCAATGGTTTGAGCGAGGAACAGGTTCTGGTAATATAAAAGATGGAGTAGTCATGAGACAGGGTTCGAATAACAATATATCGTTAAGAACCGGTGAGGAGTTTTCTCTTGAGTTTCTTCAAGATCGGGGTAAGCATGGGATGGTAATTGGATCAAAAAGTGATGTCAATGGTCAACTTGGTTACAAGGATATTAGTGATATGATTGGGTTACAAAGGAACGATTATGTAAGtagtaattctaattctaatatagATGAAATGAAAGGGCCTATTACTATGGCCAGTGCACCAGTTATCGGTTCTGTTCCATCTCTGGTTCCTCGGGCTTCAGGGTCGGGGGTTTCAAATGATTCTCAAAGAGGAAAGATAAAGTTTCTTTGTAGTTCAGGGGGTAAAATTTTGCCTCGACCTAGTGATGGGAAACTGAGATATGTGGGAGGTGAGACACATATTTTTTCTATACATAAGAATATGATATATGCTGATTTTGTTAAGAGAACTAGTGAATTTTGTAATCAGCCACATACGATTAAGTACCAGCTTCCAGGTGAAGATCTTGATAATCTTATATCTGTGGCTTCTGATGAGGATCTTCAGAATATGATTGAAGAGTTTAATGGGCTTGAAAGTCGAGATAATTCCTCACGACTTAGGATATTTTTGGTTCTGTTGACTGAATCTGATAGTATGATTAGTAATGAAGTTAGTAGTAATCTGCAGAACAATCCAGATTATCAATATGTAGCTGCTGTGAATGGAATTGTTGATGATGGTCCAATAAGAAACAACGATGCAGAACTAATATCTAATTTGGATCAAAACCCGAACTTGCCAATAAAACATTCGGTGTCTTTCAGTCCTGTAGAAAACATTGTTACTGAACCCCAAATATTTGCCACGCCTTCTGATCCATCTTTTCTCGTTTCACCCATTTTAGTgtcaaatgatgatgtcattaatggTCATGCACAAGTGTACCAGGACCCACCTTCTGAAAGTATCGAGATCCCGATACTCAAGGGCCGAGCTTTTCATTCTGAAAATCGTGTACTACACCCTTCTGATCCTGTGAATCCTTATGTGGGGTCCAATGGGTCTCAATTGGGTATACCACATGCTTTTTCTGACCCACAACTTCAAGAACGTGGATCAACTTCTGCTTTTGGGTCTCAAGACAGGTCAAATTTCCCTTCTACAATGAGCTTTGAACTGCCACTGATGCCTGCTCAGGTGGCATCATCTGATGAACTACATGTTAACAGTCAACCACAAGTCTTATTCGAGATGCCAACTGTAAATCCTTCTGTTGCTTACACTCAAACAGATTATCAGCAAAATGTACACACTAATGTTGGGTCGCAAAATGTTGGGAATTTCATTACGACTATCTCAACTGTTCAGGATCACATCAATGAGCCTGCAAAGGTCAACCGGAGTCAGATACCTGTTCTTGTATCGGACTCACAATTGCATGACTTGCAAGTTCCAAACATTCTTCCTGCAGCGACTGCAACTAATCTGAAGCCTGTGCAGAATCCAGTGATGCAACCACCTGTAAGCAATAAAGCTGATAAATATCCAGTTGAGGGCGTGTTTAACAGACAGCAAACTGCTAGTAATCATCAGCAGGTTTACACTGGGGCAGAACATGGTGACAAGAGAAGCAATATGCCTAGTACCAAGAACATGGGAATTTCAGGGATGGTTTCAAATCACAACAATATATCTGATGCTGATAGATCTTTGAATGATCTACTATCTCACTTAACTGATGTGAAACTTCCAAGCTCGCATCAGAAGGAGTTAACTGGCCATAAAAATTTGCCAGTTGGCTCCAGGGATGGGTCCCACAATGTTCCTTTGATGCAAAGTCCAACAACAGGAGTTGAAACCAGGAGAGAAGTGAAAGTCATTGATGAAAAGATGAATTACACGCAACATAAAGTTGCTAACTTGGGGCATGAAGAACATCATCTTAAGCCTTTGAGAAATGAGACTGATGATATAAGTCATTCACAGAGGTTAGGTGTACTCAGCAGTGAAGCTCTTCCCTCAACTGCAATTGAAGCTGAAGATGCTCTCTCAGATTCTGGTATTCAG GATACTGCAACGAATAACGAAAGTAAGGATAGCTCATTCAGTAATGCATTGATAGCTGAAATGGAAGCTGATATGTATGGTCTTCAG ATAATAAAGAACGCTGAACTTGAAGAATTAAAAGAGTTGGGATCTGGGACATATGGAACTGTCTATCACGGGAGATGGCGAGGGTCAGATGTTGCCATTAAGAGGATTAAAAAGAGCTGCTTTTCTGGGAGATCGTCAGAGCAAGAACGATTG ACAAATGATTTCTGGAGAGAAGCTAAAATCCTTTCAAATCTTCATCATCCAAATGTGGTTGCATTTTATGGCGTTGTACCAGATGGAGCTGGTGGAACGTTAGCTACTGTTACCGAATTTATGACACATGGATCACTTAGAAATGTCCTCATAAAAAAGGATAA GTCACTTGATCGTCGTAGAAAGCTTATTATAGCCATGGATGCAGCCTTTGGCATGGAATACTTGCATATGAAAAATATTGTCCACTTTGATCTCAAATGTGATAACTTGCTTGTTAACATGCGGGATCCACAACGACCCATTTGCAAG GTGGGAGATTTCGGACTTTCACGGATTAAAAGAAACACTCTAGTTTCTGGTGGCGTTAGAGGAACGCTACCATGGATGGCACCAGAATTGTTAAACGGTAGCACCACCAAAGTTTCTGAAAAG GTTGATGTGTTCTCTTTTGGCATTACAATGTGGGAGATTCTAACTGGGGACGAACCTTATGCAAACATGCATTGTGGGGCAATCATTG GGGGGATTGTAAAGGATACCCTTCGCCCTGCAGTACCAGAAAACTGTGATCCCGAATGGAAAAAATTGATGGAGCAATGCTGGTCAGCGGACCCCATTATTCGACCTTCATTTACTGAGATCACAAATAGACTACGTACCATGTCCAAGGCACTTCAAGCCGCCGCAAATGCAAACAAAAAGGCTCAACACGTATAG